The nucleotide window ccctgatcccacctctgatgtccATTTTTGCCCAATCTTATAAtccttatagtagttatgagattgatcattgttctttatcttcaccttctgtgctgtgtccaggggtccgtgtttgcccaactatctattttgtattgcttatagtaacTTTATAAGAtgtatcactgttcgttatcttcaccttctcaTTATTAAATGATTGGTagcaacattgtctttgttgtaaggagttatgagattgttcattatcttcactgttcgttattttcatcttcctattttaatgttaaatagttatactaaaatgtgaaaatatattttgtttgtcTTACAGATGCTACGTTTCAAAGACACCGGAAACGTCCAGACAGCAAGGATAAAAATGAACCTAGTGTGGCTGGCAATGTTAGCGCCTGTCATTGTATCGATAAACGGTCTAGTTGAAAGGgtaatataataatgataattatgatcCCACCGTTTATCTTATCagcatatagggctcacggcggatgtgaccggtcgacaggggatacttactcctcctctAGTATGtacaggggtccctgtttgacaaaatttgttttgtagtccttataggagttgcgatattgatcagtgttcgttatcttcacctttataagagttatgagattgatcactgttcgttatcttcacctttaaaggagttattagattgatcactgttcgttatcttcacctttataggagttatgggattgatcagtgttcgttatcttcacctttataggagttaagggattgatcactgttcgttatcttcacctttaaaggagttattagattgatcactgttcgttatcttcacctttataggagttatgggattgatcagtgttcgttatcttcacctttataggagttaagggattgatcactgttcgttatcttcaccttttcattatcAAATGGTTGGTTGTAGCTTGTAACAACAATTGTCTTTGTATATAAGGCTCGTTATTGCAATTACCTGTATATTTTAAACGAACATGGAATTAAGTCCAAATTTAGTAATTCTACTTATACTTCAAGTTCCCTTTCAAATGACGAATCTCTTGAAACTCActtatcagtttttaaaaacactCAAACATAAATGGGACGAATAAAGATGAGTTACCTTACATATACTGGGTTCCAAATCTTAACATGAACCCTTACCAACAGAATTACATTGCTTGATCCAGGAAATCCTTTAACTTTGCTCCTCAAAGAAATATTCGTTACTTTAAAGGAGAGACTTTAAAACATATACACGAATTGCTGAAGATTGAATGCGGATTCTCAAAAGCCCCAAAGAACATTTAGTACATTTGAGATCACAAGACCTTtaccaaatcaataacattgaaatgcaagacttttcaacactttatatTCCTCGTTATAAATGAAATGCCAAACTCtgctcgcacctcagcagttagagataaaaaaAGATGTTGCAATATGATCTTGCTTGTAGCAACCACTAATGATATAAAGTCCACTAATGATAAATGTTTCATTAACGGATACAATTTGCCTTCGTTAATGCAAAAACTTATATCATTAATGATGCACCATCATAACCATGAATGAGATATTATTCATTCATGATTAACATTTTCATTACAGGACATTTTACCATTAATGATAAAATTGGAAATGGAAAATATGCACAGTGTCGTCcactaataataaaaaatgagaATTGATTTTCATTATGGACAAACGACACTCCTATCCTCTAATGCTGTAAGTTTTTGCATTGGCAAACGCAATTGCATTAATTAATGGAAATTTTATCATTAGtgaattttatatcattaatgGTTGCTATATTGCTTTCTACTTCCTCAGACTATGTTTGACACTAACCGATGGTCCGCATAAACAATGTATCAGTCAACCCGTAAGAACACATCAAAGGcgaattttatttgtattttgcgCACATATGCCACGAATCAAAATGTTGCACGTATGTAAaacgaaataaaagaaattctagCTCTTtcgaaatcaaaattttacttctATAAAGCGTTTGTAGCACGAATATTCTTATTGAAGaatagtgaagataacgaacagggggGTATGAGGAATACGTGCACCGGACTAAACTCCGTATCAATCAACAACAGCCGAAGGATATTAATTTTGAGCACAGTTATATTGTAAAATCCactatttttcattgattgtaACTTATCGAAAAATACTCTACCTTAATAAAGATTTGAGTACAATCTCTATTGTGGAAACAACTTAGGTCCATCgttctaaaaaaaaacatgtcacaAACATGTTTCATAATGAAATGATTTACATGTGTTCTAAAATTCTTTGTTATAGTGACTCGTGTAATTGAAttcctttttcttctttttaaagGAAACCGAAAAACCCGGAGGTAATCTtcaatcaaaatttcaattagCCTCAGAAACAAGTACAATAACACGGCTCAACCAGACCCAACAATCACGCAAACAACGTACCGCATCGTTGGCGGATCTGACAACCTTTGTTCCAGATGAGGAAGACGTAGATAGGACAACAACAAAGTTTGATACTCCAACACAAAACCCTTCTTTACAAACGTCAACACCCCCTCCTACAATGACATCTCCCCCTGTGTTGTCACCCCCTCCTACAACAACACATCTCCCTGCGTCGTCACCCCCTCCTACAACAACACATCTCCCTGCGTCGTCACCCCCTCCTACAATGACACCTCCCCCTGCATCGTCACCCCCTCTTACAATGACACCTCCCCCTGCGTCGTCACCCCCTCTTACAATGACACCTCCCCCTGCGTCGTCACCCCCTCCTACAATGACATCTCCCCCTGCGTCGTCACCCCCTCCTACAACAACACATCTCCCTGCGTCGTCACCCTCTCCTACAATGACACCTCCACCTGCGTCGTCACCCCCTCCTACAACAACACATCTCCCTGCGTCGTCACCCCCTCCTACAATGACACATCTCCCTATGTCATCACCCCCTCCTACAACAACACATCTCCCTGCGTCGTCACCCCCTCCTACAATGACACATCTCCCTGCGTCGTCAACCCCTCCTACAACAACACATCTCCCTGCGTCGTCACCCCCTCCTACATCGACATCTCCCCCTGCGTCGTCACCCCCTCCTACAATGACATCTCCCCCTGCGTCGTCACCCCCTCCTACATCGACAGCTCCCCCTGCGTCGTCACTCCCTCCTACAATGACATCTCCCCCTGCGTCGTCACCCCCTCCTACAACGACACCTCCCCCTGCGTTGTCACCCCCTCCTACAATGACACCTCCCCCTGCGTTGTCACCCCCTCCTACAATGACACCTCTCCCTGCGTCGTCACCCCCTCCTACAATGACACATCTCCCTGCGTCGTCACCCCTTCCTACATCGACAACTTCCCCTACATCGTCGATTGCACAAATCCTTCCCTTTTCATCTTCAGCAGGAAGAACATTGACCCCAAAACCAAAAATTACAATACCGGCAACACAAACGCCAACACCATTATCAAGCCCTTGGGTACCATCAGTAACTTTTTGCCCTCTATCAATTGGTTTTCTGGTTGGTGGTTCTGATTGCCGTCAGAAAGAGGTTGAAGAATCTGATAATATACCAGAAAGACCAGTGAGGACAGAATATGTCACACCATACCCACCACCATCAACTACACCATACCCACCACCATTAACTACACCATACCCACTGCCAACAACAACACCACACGCACAAACATATCCATCACCACCACTATATACATCACCGCCACCATATCCATCACCGGCACCAAGCACACCATCATCAACGTCACCATATCCACCGCCACCACTATATCCATCACCACCACCAAGCACACCACCATCAACGACACCATACGCACcgtcaccaccaccaccaccatcagCTACACCATACCCACCGTTATTCACTGCACCATACACACCACCGCAATCAAGTACACCACCAACAACACCACTATCAACTACACCATACCTACCACCACCAAGTACATCACCAAGTACACTACCACTGGCACCATACCCATCAACACCATCAGCTACACAATATTTAACTACACCACCACCCACTACACGATATCAACCACAACGAAGTACACCCGCATCAACTTCACCATATCCGCCCCAACTATCAACTACATTAGGTATACCTCATTCATTATCAATACCAGTATCGATTACTCCTCTTCCATCGTTACCAAGTTCACAGAATTCACCGAGAATAATCTCAACATCCAGTACACGGACTCCATCAAGTAAAAGGACTTTATCATCGAAAATACCGACAactctatctttaaataaacaGACTACGTCACCGAGAGTGACCACAATTTCAGCGACTAAAACGAGAGAACCAGGCATAAAGTACAAAGTGTTCGATGATTACAAGGTATTGTATACTTAGACACATGCATGTTATGcgatgaattcatttttttgCATGTggatacaatatcataaacatcatatcacgtaaacaaaaaaatataaacagcTGACGAGAGCGATTTCTTTTCAGAACCTATCAAGGGAAGTAAGGTGCTTCAAACATTTCGTGTACAGGAATGGGGAGTGTCACGTCGTAAATACCGATACCTACATGAAGATCACGGCCACTCTTGTCATCAAACTGCAGAGAGAACATGGAACTAGCAATCATTATTTCTACAGTGGCTTGGCATGGTTAAATCTATTGattataaaacatttttcattgcCTAAATTAGCAGAAGTGGAATATATTAGCATTGACCAACATGAAAATAGCTCACTACTATATCGTGCAAATGTTGTCACTTTTCTATCTTCTAAAGTGGATTTAAAAGAGTATATTTCAACATTAATTTCGGTTTTCCATGGTCGAAATTTATCAGACGAAAACACGGTagaaaaaacaaagacaatgcaCCCTTTTCATTACAACTTCCATTTCCAATCTGCATCTGATTATTTGAATCACCAGAGGTTTACAAGGGTAAAggaaactatatatataattcgCAGAAGActtgaatatttaaaatacaCTTTCgcgaaaacaatattttgtccTATGGTTGTTCTTGACAAAAGTGAGGTGTTTTTCAACGATAAATACCAGATGTGCCTAACGCACTTCAACGTATGTTTTGATTCTTTGGTCTATCACCAGGGAAATTCGATACAGGTATGCATGGAAGACTATTTCGCAATATTAGATAGGAATTTCCAGAAAACAGCGAGAAAACATATTTGGGTGTACCAATACACACCGGAAGGGGTGTTGTCTCTAGTGTTGATGTGTCTATCAGCTCTATGTCTCATAATAACGCTCGTAATTCACTTCCTGTGTCCAGAATTACGAACCTTACCAGGAAAAAGTAGCATGTTTCTGTCGGCTTCACTCTTACTTGCTCAGCTAACCTTCCAGTTTGGGATGACACAGAATGATTTCCCATTGCCGTGTAAAATAATAGGGCTTTTTATTCactatttttggttgctaagtttTTCCTGGATGAGTGCATGTTCAATTCAAATGTTTCTAAAGTTTGGTCGCTTCGCAACTGGGACTACCATGAACAGTACAAAGAGACTACTGAAGTACTGCTTCTATGCATTTGGAAGTCCATTCCTTTTCATTTCAACTAACATCGTATATTCTTTGGTTTCATCAAGTGGAAAAGAATATGGTTATGGTCTGGATTTGTGCTATATATCATACCCGCTCATGGTtttcatcactttcacagcacCGGCTTATCTAGTGACGATAAAAAATGTAGCATTGTTTGTTATCGTTTGCTGTCGCATCGGACGACATCGGAAGATACAGTCAGCTAGCTCCCAATTCAGCAGAAGTAAAGTTCTTGTAAAGTTGTCATGCTTGACTGGATGCCTATGGTTGGTTGGTTTTGTGAATCATTGGGTTAAACTGGATGTtttgcaatatatatttatagttttaaatgCGTCACAGGGTATTTTCATTATGGTGTCGTTTGTCTGCACTAAAAGGGTTTTCGGCATGTTGCAAAAGAGATGGaaataaagatttctttatGTTGCAAAATgcactctttattttgtattgtttatgggagttatgagattgatcactgttcgttatcttcacctttatgggagttatgagattgatcactgttcattattttcaactttcaCGAATAGAAATGCAAAGGGTCTCAAAAACGAAAATGACTGATTTTACCTATTTTCAAACAGgattttattacaaaaaattgtgcaagctttatttttttcatattctaCCCTGAATATTTAGAAAACTAAACCAATAACTGAGTCAACATCAGAATCAACCATTAAATACTGTGTTGCTATACAAACATATACACGTGCTTTATTAGTTTTAAAATTCACCACGTTAAATCACTTCTCGGTATATGAACTGCTTTAATGGTATAATGTAATGATTGTACCACTGTACTCTCATAATTTGGTATAATGATTATTGTAAGACAGTATTGTAATTATTGTAAGACAGTATTGTAATTATTGTAAGACAGTATTGTAATTATTGTAAGACAGTATTGTAATTATTGTATGACGGTATTGTAATTATTGTATGACGGTCTTGTAATGGTATTGTAATTATTGTAAGACAGTATTGTAATTATTGTAAGACAGTATTGTAATTATTGTGATTATTGTAAGACGGTGTTGTAATTATTGTAATTGTAAAGTAGTATttatgttttattgtattggtctatctttctttgtaaatgTATGCTTCCTTGCTATGACAGAGCTCTCTCCATACCACACAAGTTGTTTTAACACACATgtattttttgttgtgtttgggTATTTTTTAGTGGAGTGTGTTTACGCTATAACTTCAGTATTAgtgtcacaaaatatttttcaaacgaCAATTATTTCTGGCACTAAAAATTTAGCAgttgccattttttttttaattcaaacatttgTATGTCCAAAtactttgtatattttcaatcaaatcaaGAATACAAACgtattttcattttacacaCCCGCCGAAAGATTAGACGATCAGCTACCTCTGTTTTCGggattttttatttc belongs to Ostrea edulis chromosome 7, xbOstEdul1.1, whole genome shotgun sequence and includes:
- the LOC130048752 gene encoding uncharacterized protein LOC130048752; amino-acid sequence: MEHYASYSENADWSNEEKQDNVVVQNQRKSQPMKYDLQDFFDNFHFRMLRFKDTGNVQTARIKMNLVWLAMLAPVIVSINGLVERETEKPGGNLQSKFQLASETSTITRLNQTQQSRKQRTASLADLTTFVPDEEDVDRTTTKFDTPTQNPSLQTSTPPPTMTSPPVLSPPPTTTHLPASSPPPTTTHLPASSPPPTMTPPPASSPPLTMTPPPASSPPLTMTPPPASSPPPTMTSPPASSPPPTTTHLPASSPSPTMTPPPASSPPPTTTHLPASSPPPTMTHLPMSSPPPTTTHLPASSPPPTMTHLPASSTPPTTTHLPASSPPPTSTSPPASSPPPTMTSPPASSPPPTSTAPPASSLPPTMTSPPASSPPPTTTPPPALSPPPTMTPPPALSPPPTMTPLPASSPPPTMTHLPASSPLPTSTTSPTSSIAQILPFSSSAGRTLTPKPKITIPATQTPTPLSSPWVPSVTFCPLSIGFLVGGSDCRQKEVEESDNIPERPVRTEYVTPYPPPSTTPYPPPLTTPYPLPTTTPHAQTYPSPPLYTSPPPYPSPAPSTPSSTSPYPPPPLYPSPPPSTPPSTTPYAPSPPPPPSATPYPPLFTAPYTPPQSSTPPTTPLSTTPYLPPPSTSPSTLPLAPYPSTPSATQYLTTPPPTTRYQPQRSTPASTSPYPPQLSTTLGIPHSLSIPVSITPLPSLPSSQNSPRIISTSSTRTPSSKRTLSSKIPTTLSLNKQTTSPRVTTISATKTREPGIKYKVFDDYKVLYT